Part of the Candidatus Glassbacteria bacterium genome is shown below.
AGAAGATCATGGCGCTGCATTTTTCGCGCAGCGCATCAACATACGAAAAACATGCCACACTCCAGCGTGAAATCGCCTGGCAGCTGGTCGACTGGGCCGCGCCCCGGCTGGATTTCCCCGGCGGCGGACCACGCGCGGCGCTGGATATCGGTTGCGGGACCGGGTTCCTGACCGGGTTCCTGCTCGACAGGCTGCATCCCGGGTCGCTCGTTGGAATCGACCTGGCCGGCGGGATGCTTGACCGGGCGCGTGGTGTTTGTGTCAACGGCACGGTGAGGCTGGTCCGGGCCGATGGCGAGCGCCTGCCGTTCGCCCCGGCCAGCTTCGACCTGGTGGCCAGCAGCACGGCTTTCCAGTGGTTCGCCGCCCCCGCCGACTCGCTGGCCCGGATCGGGCGGGTGCTCGAGCCTGGCGGACGGCTGGTGTTCGCCACCATGGGCCACGGCACTCTTCGCGAACTCAAAGAGAGCTACCGCGAGGCGGCCGGGAGGATGGGAATCAAACTGGCCGTCGGGCGCTACGGTCCTCCGCTGATGGGCGAACCGGAACTGAACAACGCTCTTCAGGCCGCCGGGTACAGCGGGATCGAATGCGAATGCCGGACCAAGCTGGAGTATTTCCCCGGCTGCCGGGAGTTTATCCGCTCGCTGAAAGCGCGGGGAGCGAACAACCCCAATTTCCGGCCGATGAGTATCGGGGCCGAACGGCGGCTGCTGAGTCTGCTGGCCGAGACCTACGAACGGCGGTTCACCTCTGATGGACTCGTTTACGCAACCTATGAGGTAATATTCTGCTCCTGCCGACGGGAGAACGGTTGAAAGGCTATTTTGTCACCGGCAGCGACACCGGCCTGGGCAAAACAGCGGTGGCCGCGGCGCTCTGCCTCTTGCTGCGCAGACGGGGGACTGACGCCGTGCCGGTCAAGCCTGTCCAGACAGGCGTGGCTCCCGGTGAGCCGGGCGACCTCGAACACTGCCTGGAGGTAATCGGGCTGAGGCCGGACGCCGACGATCTTGCGCTGATGAATCCCTGCCGTTTCCGCCTGCCGGCATCACCGCACCTGGCCGCCGAACAAGAGAATACCGTTGTCGATATCTCCCTCCTGGAAAAATGCTGCCGGGAACTTGCCGCGCGGCACGATATGCTGATTGTCGAGGGAGCGGGCGGCCTGCTGGCGCCGCTGACCCGGGAGGTGACCACCCTGGATTTCGCCGCGCGCCTGGGCTTGCCGCTGATCATCGTTGCCCGCGCGGGACTGGGGACGATCAACCACAGCCTGCTCACTGTGCGCGCCGCGCGCGAGGCCGGGATGGATGTGGCGTGCGTGGTGCTGAACCGATCTCAATCTGAACCGCCGGGAGAGGACGAGAAAAAAATCGAGGCGGACAACGTGCGGATTATCGCGAAGCTGGGCGGAGTTGAAGTGCTCGGGCCGCTGCCGCACGTGCCGGGAGCGGGAGAGGACGTGGCGGCGACACGCAAACTGGCGGCTCAACTGGCGAATATTTTTCCCGCTGATTCCATTACCCTCTGAAAATCTTGCTCGCCCAGCGCCGCGCTCAGGGAAAACCTGATCCGGCTGCTGCCAGTCGGCACAGTGGGCGGCCGCACCGCCGGGGCGAAAATTTTATCGTGGCTGAGTTCTGCGGCGACTTCCACCGCCGAGGAGGCCTCCCCCACCACCGCCGGCACGATCTGGGTGGTGCTGCCCAGTGTGTCCACGCCGGCCGAGTTCAGCAGCACCCGCAGCCGTGATGAGTACACCCGCAGCCGCTGGCGCTCCGGCTCGGCTGCGCGGACAATCTCCACCGCCGCGCTAACAGCCGCCATCAGCGGCGGAGGCGGAGCCGTGCTGAAAATAAACGAGCGGCACGTGTTCAGCAGGTACTCCCGCATTTTAGAGCCGCAGGCCACATAGGCCCCCGCCACCCCGAACGCCTTGCCCAGCGTGCCCAGCAGCAGGAAATCCTCTTCCGGGTCCAGCCCCTCCGCCGCAGCCAGACCCCGTCCCTCCGGCCCCAGCACTCCCACCGCGTGGGCTTCGTCGGCTACCAGCAGCGCGCCATGCTCCCGGCAGATATCCGACAGCTCGCGCAACGGCGCACGGTCGCCGTCCATGCTGAACACGGTATCGGTGATCACCACCCTGCGGCCCGGTTTATCCCTGTCCTTTGCCAGTAACCCGGCCAGGTGGTCACAGTCGTTGTGCTGAAACCGTCGCAGGCTTGCGCCGGAAAGCCGGGCGCCGTCGTAGAGGCAGGCGTGGCACAGACGGTCGAGGTAGAGGAAATCGCCGCGGGAGGCCAGTGACGGCAGGACACCCACCCCGGCGGCGTAGCCTGAGCTGAATGTGAGCGTGCAAGACGTGCCGTGGAACGAGGCCAGGTCGCTTTCGGCCTGCTCGTGGAGTTCGCTGCTGCCGGAAATCAACCGGCTCGCTCCCGAGCCGGCTCCCCAGCGACGGGCGGCGTCGGCAAGCGCGCACGTCAGCCGGGGATCGTTGCGGATACCGAGGTAATCGTTGGAGGCCAAGTCGATCAGCTCGCGGTTGTCGATCGTGATCCGCCCCGGCGCCGATGCCCTGTGCGAGCGGCTTTTCAGCTTACGGAGCAGCCCCGCGGCTTCCAGTTCATCCAGCCTGTCGACGGCAAAGTTCCACCGGTTGTCAGCCACGTACTCCTCCCGCGGACCATTTTCGCAATTCAGCGGATTCCCAGTTTTTTCAGCGCACTGTAGCAGCACCGTTCCGGCTCGGCGACACCCTCGAGGCAGTACAGCTCCCGGCCCAGAAACCGTCCACCGTCCAGTTCCCGCTCGTAGACATCCACCAGCCGGCCGCGCTCGCAACTGATACATCGCTCGCTCTGCTCTTCGAGCAGTTCGGCTGAATGAGCGTCCACCAGGGCCTGGCTCCTCTCCGGCTCGAACCTCTCCGGCCCGCGCTCATCGATTTCCCACCGTCCCGGGCGGGTCAGCACCAGCCGGCCCTCGTCCAGGGCCGGCTCCGCCTCGAATGTGACCAGGTCCCCCCGCGCCAGGCAGAGCCTGTGCTGCACCCCGGAGCCGATCGGCAGGTAGACGAAATCCTCCATCCGCGTGCGTCCCAGGAAACACTCGGCGAAATTGACCAGGTAGCCGCGCAGCGAGAGCCTGCTGTGCTTGGGATAGACAGTTTTCACCAGCCGCGGCCCCACAAAATTGATCCGGCCATAGATCTCCAGCCGACGGCCCAGGTTATCTCTCAGCCAGTCCTCGAACTCCTCGAGTTCCTCTTGAAACAAGCGGTAGGAGCTGTCATCGAGCTGGACCTCCGGTATCTTGTGCAGCTTCTCGTCGTAATAGAACCGGCAGTTCGTACAGTTTTTACCGGGGTAGTTATAGCCTTTCTCGCAGCGGGCGCCTTTTTCCAGCAGACGGCAGCGCCATTTGAAATAGATACAGCCCTCGGGAAGGCATTTCTTTACTTTCAAGACGTGGTAAGCGCTGACACGGCCAGCGAATGACTGATGGCTCTGGAGCTTGCAGCGGAAGATATCGGTCCGCTTATACTGGTTGATCATCGCTCCCTCCCTCGCTTGCTGCCGGTCCACGAACTCTTTGCGCACCGGCGTATCTGTTTCCAAAGATGGGCCTGCGGGGAACCTATTTCAACAGAAAAGTGT
Proteins encoded:
- a CDS encoding methyltransferase domain-containing protein, which codes for MSTRKTGRDSRVNKKIMALHFSRSASTYEKHATLQREIAWQLVDWAAPRLDFPGGGPRAALDIGCGTGFLTGFLLDRLHPGSLVGIDLAGGMLDRARGVCVNGTVRLVRADGERLPFAPASFDLVASSTAFQWFAAPADSLARIGRVLEPGGRLVFATMGHGTLRELKESYREAAGRMGIKLAVGRYGPPLMGEPELNNALQAAGYSGIECECRTKLEYFPGCREFIRSLKARGANNPNFRPMSIGAERRLLSLLAETYERRFTSDGLVYATYEVIFCSCRRENG
- the bioD gene encoding dethiobiotin synthase, with protein sequence MLLLPTGERLKGYFVTGSDTGLGKTAVAAALCLLLRRRGTDAVPVKPVQTGVAPGEPGDLEHCLEVIGLRPDADDLALMNPCRFRLPASPHLAAEQENTVVDISLLEKCCRELAARHDMLIVEGAGGLLAPLTREVTTLDFAARLGLPLIIVARAGLGTINHSLLTVRAAREAGMDVACVVLNRSQSEPPGEDEKKIEADNVRIIAKLGGVEVLGPLPHVPGAGEDVAATRKLAAQLANIFPADSITL
- a CDS encoding 8-amino-7-oxononanoate synthase encodes the protein MYQLRARPAGGCLRAGTGRWTVSGPGAVLPRGCRRAGTVLLQCAEKTGNPLNCENGPREEYVADNRWNFAVDRLDELEAAGLLRKLKSRSHRASAPGRITIDNRELIDLASNDYLGIRNDPRLTCALADAARRWGAGSGASRLISGSSELHEQAESDLASFHGTSCTLTFSSGYAAGVGVLPSLASRGDFLYLDRLCHACLYDGARLSGASLRRFQHNDCDHLAGLLAKDRDKPGRRVVITDTVFSMDGDRAPLRELSDICREHGALLVADEAHAVGVLGPEGRGLAAAEGLDPEEDFLLLGTLGKAFGVAGAYVACGSKMREYLLNTCRSFIFSTAPPPPLMAAVSAAVEIVRAAEPERQRLRVYSSRLRVLLNSAGVDTLGSTTQIVPAVVGEASSAVEVAAELSHDKIFAPAVRPPTVPTGSSRIRFSLSAALGEQDFQRVMESAGKIFAS